A single genomic interval of Bacillus oleivorans harbors:
- a CDS encoding DEAD/DEAH box helicase, which yields MDDFHSLHISAARIERLNNKGITSPTPIQEKAIPPILEGKDVIGRAQTGTGKTLAFVLPILERIDFAIKEPQALILTPTRELALQITSDIKNVISEEEGIRVLAIYGGQDVEQQLRKLKGNIHVMVATPGRLLDHLRRETVQLSNLTTLVLDEADQMLHIGFLPEVEQIIQATPPTRQTLLFSATVPDQVRSLAKKYLTNPVDIRVKNPEVTVKEIDQSVIFTTDRLKQTHLLEILKEESPFLAIIFCRTKRRVSKLNEALQQNGFNADELHGDLSQAKRERVMKRFRGADIQFLVATDVAARGLDVNGVTHVFNYDIPEDVESYIHRIGRTGRAGERGKAITFVAPKDTGMLRNIEKGIGQSLEKRNLRPKREEEPAHARTDRGRVNRSPDNKKRDRNRKKRKRK from the coding sequence ATGGACGATTTTCATAGCCTGCATATAAGTGCTGCTAGGATTGAACGACTCAATAATAAAGGCATTACATCCCCTACTCCGATTCAGGAGAAAGCAATTCCTCCTATTCTCGAAGGAAAGGATGTTATTGGGCGGGCCCAGACAGGGACAGGTAAAACCCTGGCTTTTGTCCTGCCGATTTTAGAGAGAATTGATTTTGCAATAAAGGAACCGCAAGCTCTCATTCTGACACCAACAAGGGAGCTGGCGCTTCAAATAACAAGTGATATTAAAAATGTCATCAGCGAGGAAGAAGGTATTCGGGTCCTTGCAATATATGGGGGCCAAGATGTGGAGCAGCAATTACGAAAGTTAAAGGGAAATATTCACGTAATGGTTGCAACTCCAGGTAGACTGCTCGACCATCTGCGCAGAGAAACGGTCCAGCTTTCCAATCTCACTACACTCGTTTTAGATGAAGCTGATCAAATGCTTCATATTGGCTTTCTTCCTGAGGTGGAACAGATCATCCAAGCGACTCCGCCAACACGGCAAACGTTACTGTTTTCGGCAACGGTCCCTGATCAGGTTCGAAGTCTTGCTAAAAAATATTTAACAAATCCGGTTGATATTAGGGTGAAAAACCCAGAAGTAACGGTAAAGGAAATTGACCAGAGTGTTATTTTTACAACAGATCGGCTAAAGCAGACGCATCTGTTGGAAATTTTAAAAGAAGAGTCTCCGTTTTTGGCGATTATATTTTGTCGGACGAAGCGCCGGGTCAGTAAGCTCAACGAGGCGCTTCAGCAAAATGGTTTCAATGCAGATGAATTACACGGCGATCTGTCTCAAGCTAAAAGAGAACGGGTTATGAAAAGATTCCGGGGTGCTGATATTCAATTTTTAGTAGCAACTGATGTAGCGGCAAGAGGATTAGATGTAAATGGAGTTACCCATGTTTTCAATTACGATATTCCAGAAGATGTAGAAAGCTATATCCACAGAATCGGCCGAACCGGCAGAGCAGGGGAAAGAGGCAAGGCTATTACCTTTGTCGCGCCAAAAGACACAGGGATGCTTAGAAACATTGAAAAAGGCATCGGACAATCTCTTGAAAAGAGAAATTTGCGACCGAAACGGGAAGAGGAACCGGCTCATGCGCGAACAGATCGAGGAAGGGTTAACAGATCTCCTGATAATAAAAAACGGGATAGAAACAGGAAGAAACGGAAGCGAAAATAG